A window of the Cutaneotrichosporon cavernicola HIS019 DNA, chromosome: 6 genome harbors these coding sequences:
- the ATP23 gene encoding uncharacterized protein (Has a dual role in the assembly of mitochondrial ATPase) has translation MSGPSSAPTPDSVPGFESWRRSLAQFTGMGLSDEERLLRDTEAERQQLEKDWTKCERWKKDLMTKSPIITFMLKHLEMAGCAFPSSAMQCHPCDATRAGGFSPEHGILLCQNRFMHRKHMEDTIAHELIHAFDHCRFKVDWMNLRHHACTEIRAANLSGDCRFSREFKRGYWAFSKQHQTCVKRRATLSVMAHPNCENEAMAEKAVNEVWDSCFQDTRPFDDIY, from the exons ATGTCTGGACCGAGCTCTGCGCCGACACCCGACTCGGTGCCGGGTTTTGAGAGCTGGCGTCGCTCCCTGGCCCAATTCACCGGCATGGGTCTATCGGACGAAGAGCGTCTCCTCCGTGACACCGAGGCTGAACGACAACAACTCGAAAAAGACTGGACAAAATGCGAGCGCTGGAAAAAGGACCTGATGACCAAGA GCCCAATCATCACCTTTATGCTCAAACACCTCGAAATGGCCGGCTGCGCGTTCCCCAGCAGCGCGATGCAATGTCATCCATGTGATGCTACGCGGGCTGGCGGGTTCTCTCCAGAACATGGCATCTTGCTCTGCCAGAACAGGTTCATGCACCGCAAGCATATGGAGGATACTATTGCGCATGAGCTGATTCACGCTTTTGACCATTGCCGGTTCAAGGTTGATTGGATGAATCTCAGGCATCACGCTTGTACTGAG ATCCGCGCGGCCAACCTTTCAGGCGACTGCAGGTTCTCGCGCGAGTTCAAGCGCGGGTACTGGGCATTCAGCAAGCAGCACCAGACGTGCGTCAAGCGCCGCGCAACACTCAGCGTCATGGCGCACCCCAACTGCGAGAACGAGGCGAtggccgagaaggccgTCAACGAGGTGTGGGACTCGTGTTTCCAGGACACGCGGCCATTCGACGAC ATCTACTAG